One Mangrovimonas cancribranchiae DNA segment encodes these proteins:
- a CDS encoding PPK2 family polyphosphate kinase, with amino-acid sequence MKKNININDFKVTKPIHLKDISTTYDLDADKDKIEDEMEEVCEDLADIQNAMYAHGKYAVLICIQGTDTAGKDSMIREVFKELNARGVMVHSFKTPTKLELKHDYLWRHYLALPARGKFGVFNRTHYENVLVTRVHPEYILNENIPGINSVEDVNDAFWHKRFEQINNFEQHIADNGTIIFKFFLHLSKEEQRNRLLRRLEKPSKNWKFSPGDLDERELWDSYQECFEDAINRTSKPHAPWYTIPSDDKPTARYIVAKILYDTLKTYKDIKEPELEPEVMANLEAYKKQLESE; translated from the coding sequence ATGAAGAAAAATATCAATATAAACGATTTTAAAGTCACCAAACCTATTCATTTAAAAGATATTTCTACAACCTATGATTTAGATGCCGATAAAGACAAGATTGAAGATGAGATGGAAGAGGTTTGCGAAGATCTTGCAGACATACAAAATGCTATGTATGCGCACGGTAAATATGCTGTATTAATTTGTATTCAAGGTACCGATACGGCAGGAAAAGATAGTATGATTCGGGAAGTTTTTAAAGAATTAAATGCGCGAGGTGTTATGGTGCATAGTTTTAAAACACCTACTAAATTAGAGTTAAAACATGATTATTTATGGCGTCATTATTTAGCATTGCCAGCCCGTGGTAAATTTGGTGTTTTTAACAGAACGCATTACGAAAATGTTTTGGTAACTAGAGTGCACCCAGAATATATTTTAAACGAAAATATACCAGGAATAAATAGCGTGGAAGATGTTAATGACGCTTTTTGGCATAAAAGATTTGAGCAAATAAATAACTTTGAACAGCATATTGCCGATAACGGAACAATTATCTTCAAGTTTTTCCTTCACTTGTCTAAAGAAGAGCAAAGAAATAGATTGTTACGTCGTTTAGAAAAACCTTCAAAAAATTGGAAATTCTCTCCAGGAGATTTAGACGAACGTGAACTTTGGGATAGCTATCAAGAGTGTTTTGAAGATGCTATTAACAGAACATCAAAACCTCATGCGCCTTGGTACACAATTCCTTCAGATGATAAACCAACAGCACGTTATATTGTGGCAAAAATACTTTACGATACCTTAAAAACCTATAAAGATATTAAAGAGCCAGAATTAGAGCCCGAAGTTATGGCTAATTTAGAAGCTTATAAAAAACAATTAGAAAGTGAATAA
- a CDS encoding M20/M25/M40 family metallo-hydrolase, protein MRLRLLVVALLCSTTFYSQTDEGVLKNIYKTSLTNGKSYEWLDYLSNQIGGRLSGSVNAELAVEWGEKELKELGLDKVWLQPVMVPKWIRGAKEYAYVKSSSGKTTSVNICALGGSVATNPLGIESEVVEVHNFEELEQLGRNKVEGKIVFFNRPMQADLIQTFQAYGGCVNQRYKGAVEAAKYGAVGVIVRSMNLRLDDLPHTGSMTYDDLPNSKRIPSAAISTNDAELLSSMLKLDSSLKFYFKQNCQQLPDVKSYNVIGEITGSEFPNEYIIVGGHLDSWDLGDGSHDDGAGIVQSMEVLRLFKETGITPKRSIRVVMFMNEENGLRGATKYAKVAKQNGENHIFSLESDAGGFTPRGFSFDCSDAVFSKIEGWKPLFKPYLIHYFEQGGSGADVGPLKTKTNVVAGLRPDSQRYFDHHHAANDTFDAVNKRELELGAATMTSLVYLFDKYGIAPISNKNELKD, encoded by the coding sequence ATGAGATTACGTTTACTGGTAGTAGCCTTATTATGTTCAACAACATTCTACTCTCAAACCGATGAGGGTGTTTTAAAAAATATTTATAAAACATCACTTACCAACGGAAAAAGTTATGAGTGGTTAGATTACTTATCCAACCAAATAGGAGGGCGATTATCTGGTTCGGTAAATGCCGAATTAGCTGTAGAATGGGGTGAAAAAGAACTTAAGGAATTAGGTTTAGATAAAGTATGGTTACAACCTGTTATGGTGCCAAAATGGATAAGAGGTGCCAAGGAATATGCCTATGTAAAATCAAGCTCAGGAAAAACAACAAGTGTTAATATTTGTGCTTTAGGAGGTTCGGTTGCCACAAACCCATTAGGTATAGAATCAGAGGTTGTTGAGGTGCATAACTTCGAAGAATTAGAGCAATTAGGACGTAATAAAGTTGAAGGGAAAATCGTGTTTTTTAACCGTCCAATGCAGGCCGATTTAATACAAACCTTTCAAGCCTATGGCGGTTGTGTTAACCAACGTTATAAAGGTGCTGTTGAAGCAGCAAAATATGGTGCTGTGGGTGTTATTGTGCGTTCTATGAATTTACGATTAGACGATTTGCCACACACTGGAAGCATGACCTACGATGATTTACCAAACTCTAAGCGAATTCCTTCGGCAGCAATAAGTACCAACGATGCCGAACTTTTAAGTAGTATGCTAAAATTAGATAGCTCTTTAAAGTTTTATTTCAAGCAAAACTGTCAACAGTTACCAGATGTTAAGTCTTACAATGTAATAGGAGAAATTACGGGTAGCGAATTTCCTAATGAATATATTATAGTTGGTGGCCATCTAGATTCCTGGGATTTAGGCGATGGCTCACACGATGATGGTGCGGGTATTGTTCAATCTATGGAAGTCTTACGTTTATTTAAAGAAACAGGAATAACACCTAAACGAAGCATTCGTGTAGTGATGTTTATGAACGAAGAAAACGGGTTGCGTGGTGCCACAAAATATGCCAAGGTTGCTAAACAAAATGGTGAAAATCATATTTTTTCATTAGAAAGTGATGCTGGAGGTTTTACCCCAAGAGGATTTAGTTTTGATTGTAGCGATGCTGTTTTTTCAAAAATAGAAGGTTGGAAACCTTTATTTAAACCGTATTTAATTCATTATTTTGAACAAGGTGGTAGTGGTGCCGATGTAGGGCCATTAAAAACCAAAACCAATGTTGTGGCTGGTTTACGTCCAGATTCGCAACGGTATTTCGATCATCATCATGCTGCCAACGATACCTTTGATGCTGTGAATAAACGCGAGCTGGAATTAGGAGCTGCCACCATGACATCTCTAGTATACTTATTTGATAAATATGGAATTGCACCAATTTCTAATAAAAATGAATTAAAAGATTAA
- the lysA gene encoding diaminopimelate decarboxylase yields MLEKQLLHIAQEFGSPVYVYDSEKIISQFNRLTQAFSKVKNLRINYAVKALSNISVLKLLKGLGSGLDTVSIQEVKLGLMAGVLPENIIYTPNGVSLEEIETAAKLGVQINIDNLSILEQFGTKYPNIPVCIRINPHVMAGGNTNISVGHIDSKFGISIHQIPHILRIVENTQMTINGIHMHTGSDILDIDVFLYASEILFDTAKHFNDLEFLDFGSGFKVPYKEGDIETNIEEFGKKLTKRFNQFCKEYGKELTLAFEPGKFLVSEAGYFLTKVNVVKQTTSTVFAQIDSGFNHLIRPMLYGAQHEIINISNPKGRERFYSVVGYICETDTFANNRRINEISEDDVLAFKNAGAYCYSMTSNYNSRYRPAEVLWHNSEAKLIRKRETMEDLIKNQIELEF; encoded by the coding sequence ATGTTAGAAAAACAACTACTGCATATAGCTCAAGAATTTGGAAGCCCTGTCTATGTTTATGATTCCGAAAAAATCATATCGCAATTTAATAGGCTAACTCAAGCTTTTAGTAAGGTAAAGAATTTAAGAATTAATTATGCAGTTAAGGCATTGTCTAACATTTCTGTTTTAAAGCTTTTAAAAGGACTTGGATCTGGATTAGATACGGTATCTATTCAAGAAGTAAAGTTAGGATTAATGGCTGGTGTTTTACCCGAAAACATCATCTATACCCCTAATGGCGTTTCTTTAGAAGAAATAGAAACAGCGGCTAAATTAGGTGTACAAATTAATATTGATAACTTATCTATTCTAGAACAATTTGGCACAAAATACCCTAACATTCCGGTTTGTATTCGTATAAACCCGCATGTTATGGCTGGAGGAAACACCAATATATCGGTTGGGCATATTGATAGTAAATTTGGTATTTCTATTCATCAAATTCCGCACATTCTTCGTATTGTAGAAAACACACAAATGACTATTAACGGTATTCATATGCACACGGGAAGTGATATTTTAGATATTGACGTCTTTCTTTACGCTAGTGAAATTTTATTTGATACCGCTAAGCATTTTAATGATTTAGAGTTTTTGGATTTTGGTTCTGGTTTTAAAGTACCTTACAAAGAAGGCGACATAGAAACTAATATTGAAGAATTTGGTAAAAAACTTACGAAACGCTTTAATCAGTTTTGTAAAGAGTATGGTAAAGAGCTTACTCTCGCTTTTGAGCCCGGTAAGTTTTTAGTCAGTGAAGCGGGATATTTTTTAACCAAGGTAAATGTTGTCAAACAAACTACCTCAACAGTTTTTGCACAAATTGATTCAGGTTTTAATCATCTTATTAGACCTATGCTATATGGCGCACAACACGAGATTATAAATATATCAAACCCAAAAGGGCGCGAGCGTTTCTATTCGGTTGTAGGTTATATTTGCGAAACCGATACATTCGCCAATAATAGGCGTATAAATGAAATTTCTGAAGATGATGTTTTAGCGTTTAAAAATGCGGGTGCTTATTGCTACTCCATGACATCAAACTACAATTCACGATATCGTCCTGCCGAAGTATTATGGCATAACAGTGAAGCTAAATTAATTAGAAAACGAGAAACGATGGAGGATTTAATAAAAAATCAAATTGAATTGGAATTTTAA